In one window of Methanoculleus chikugoensis DNA:
- the lysA gene encoding diaminopimelate decarboxylase, translating into MILPSHLTVRDGRLRIGEHDTVDLAERFGTPLYVTSEDRIRENFGRLSGALTAHYPKIRILYAAKANGNLAVFKTLASMGAGADVFSAGEVALALGSGMRPASLLFNGSSKTPADLALAVEKGIRVSVDSPDELRQLDAVAGEAGRTVDIAFRVNPAIEVPTHPKIATGLATSKFGIPAGAILDAYREALALEHVNPVGIHCHIGSQILAVEPFAREVEVLIDVARDLIDIGVEPSFIDIGGGLGIPYRRETDRAPTPEEYAGAVMPVFKKGIKDLGIEPELWVEPGRWLVGDSTILLTRINSVKTAHKTFANVDAGFNLLIRPTMYDSYHEVVAANKADAPAVREYSVTGPICETGDILAKDRMLPELAAGDLIAVLDAGAYGFAMSSQYNSRPRCAEVLLAGEKAALMRRAETIDDLTAPMVTVPWQE; encoded by the coding sequence GTGATCCTCCCCTCGCACCTCACGGTCAGGGACGGCCGCCTCCGGATCGGCGAGCACGACACGGTCGACCTCGCTGAACGGTTCGGCACCCCGCTCTACGTCACAAGCGAGGACCGGATCCGCGAGAACTTCGGACGGCTCTCCGGCGCACTCACCGCCCATTACCCAAAAATCCGCATCCTCTACGCCGCGAAGGCGAACGGCAACCTCGCGGTCTTTAAGACCCTCGCATCCATGGGCGCCGGAGCCGACGTCTTCTCCGCGGGAGAGGTCGCGCTCGCCCTCGGTTCCGGGATGCGCCCGGCATCGCTCCTCTTCAACGGGAGCTCGAAGACCCCCGCCGACCTCGCCCTCGCGGTCGAGAAGGGGATCCGCGTCTCCGTGGACTCGCCCGACGAACTCCGGCAACTCGATGCCGTGGCCGGCGAAGCGGGAAGAACCGTCGATATCGCCTTCCGGGTCAACCCGGCGATCGAGGTCCCCACCCACCCGAAGATCGCGACGGGGCTTGCGACGAGCAAGTTCGGTATCCCGGCGGGAGCGATCCTCGACGCCTACCGGGAGGCACTCGCGCTCGAGCACGTAAACCCGGTCGGGATCCACTGCCATATCGGGTCGCAGATCCTCGCCGTGGAGCCGTTCGCCCGCGAGGTCGAGGTGCTGATCGACGTCGCCCGGGACCTGATCGATATCGGGGTCGAGCCCTCGTTCATCGACATCGGAGGCGGCCTCGGCATCCCCTACCGCCGGGAGACCGACCGGGCGCCGACGCCGGAGGAGTATGCCGGAGCGGTAATGCCGGTCTTCAAGAAGGGCATCAAGGACCTCGGGATCGAGCCCGAACTCTGGGTCGAGCCCGGCCGGTGGCTCGTCGGCGACTCGACGATCCTCTTGACACGGATCAACTCCGTCAAGACCGCTCACAAGACATTTGCGAACGTCGACGCCGGGTTCAACCTCCTCATCCGGCCGACGATGTACGACTCCTACCACGAGGTCGTCGCGGCGAACAAGGCCGACGCTCCCGCGGTGCGCGAGTACTCCGTCACGGGGCCGATCTGCGAGACCGGCGACATCCTCGCGAAAGACCGGATGCTCCCCGAACTTGCCGCCGGCGATCTCATCGCGGTGCTGGACGCCGGGGCCTACGGGTTTGCGATGTCGTCGCAGTACAACAGCCGCCCTCGGTGCGCCGAAGTGCTCCTCGCGGGCGAGAAGGCTGCCCTGATGCGCCGGGCCGAGACGATCGACGACCTGACCGCCCCCATGGTGACGGTGCCCTGGCAGGAGTAG
- a CDS encoding OB-fold nucleic acid binding domain-containing protein, producing the protein MKFHYLLVDDLLDKGEFERRVEEKVAESGDLLDERTAAMLVVRDLGRSHIRIRDLAAAPSLACFFAKVLSVGEPREFERPDGAPGIVANVTVGDETGRARLTLWDEKAAAVAEIEEGDVLEILGRPKGGGKIPDVTAVAVQEAACEITCEEAVTSGGPGPVGDLEVRMIAVESPRTFTRRDGTPGEMVEAVIGNEDGVFRLVAWAPDVLLGVESGENVVIRGAVARESDRGIEYSLSESASVTPSDREIDLPMNSIADIEEGGTYSLAGTVVSVQPPHSFVTRNGRQSSVRNLVIVDPTGEILVVVWGEKADEHLMPGDRLLVYNATARRGRYGDLEVHLSWGSALVVLGEEEEIEVTGTVIATRQGIALDAGDACYLLREPLPVGYTVRARGTVHRGVISPSSLEAVQPDPEDLQRRLDRISGQPRS; encoded by the coding sequence GTGAAGTTCCACTACCTCCTGGTCGACGACCTCCTCGACAAAGGCGAGTTCGAGCGGCGGGTGGAGGAGAAGGTGGCGGAGTCGGGCGACCTCTTGGACGAACGGACGGCGGCGATGCTGGTCGTCAGGGATCTGGGCCGCTCGCACATCCGTATACGCGACCTCGCGGCGGCCCCGAGCCTCGCGTGCTTCTTTGCAAAGGTGCTCTCCGTCGGGGAGCCGCGGGAGTTCGAGCGGCCCGACGGCGCCCCGGGGATCGTCGCGAACGTGACGGTGGGCGACGAGACCGGCAGGGCCAGGCTGACCCTCTGGGACGAGAAGGCCGCCGCGGTCGCGGAGATCGAGGAGGGCGACGTCCTCGAGATCCTTGGGCGGCCGAAAGGCGGCGGGAAGATCCCCGACGTCACCGCCGTCGCCGTCCAGGAGGCGGCGTGCGAGATCACCTGCGAGGAGGCCGTGACCTCCGGGGGGCCCGGACCTGTGGGGGACCTCGAGGTCCGGATGATCGCGGTCGAGAGCCCGCGGACGTTCACCCGGCGCGACGGAACACCCGGCGAGATGGTCGAAGCGGTGATCGGAAACGAGGACGGCGTCTTCCGGCTCGTCGCCTGGGCGCCGGACGTCCTCCTCGGGGTGGAGTCGGGAGAGAACGTCGTCATCCGGGGGGCGGTCGCCCGCGAAAGCGACCGGGGGATAGAGTACAGCCTCAGCGAGTCCGCGTCCGTCACGCCCTCCGACCGGGAGATCGATCTCCCCATGAACAGCATCGCCGACATCGAGGAAGGCGGGACCTACTCGCTTGCCGGGACGGTGGTGTCCGTCCAGCCCCCTCACTCGTTCGTCACGCGGAACGGGCGGCAGTCCTCGGTCAGGAACCTGGTCATCGTCGACCCGACCGGCGAGATCCTGGTCGTCGTCTGGGGCGAGAAGGCGGACGAGCACCTGATGCCCGGCGACCGGCTCTTAGTCTACAACGCAACCGCACGGCGGGGGCGGTACGGGGATCTCGAGGTGCACCTCTCGTGGGGGAGCGCGCTCGTCGTCCTCGGTGAGGAGGAGGAGATCGAGGTGACGGGAACGGTCATCGCCACCCGGCAGGGAATCGCTCTCGACGCCGGCGACGCCTGCTACCTCCTCCGTGAACCGCTTCCCGTCGGATACACCGTCCGCGCGAGAGGCACGGTGCACAGGGGCGTGATCAGCCCGAGCAGTCTCGAGGCCGTACAGCCCGATCCCGAAGACCTGCAACGCCGCCTGGATCGGATCTCGGGGCAACCCCGATCCTGA
- the radA gene encoding DNA repair and recombination protein RadA gives MSEIDLEDLPGVGPTTAEKLREAGYGTVESVATATTADLAEAAEIGEATAKKVILAARKMADIGGFKTGRDILDKRKDIKKLRTRVPEFDELVGGGLETQAITEVYGEFGSGKSQLVHQMAVNAQLPEELGGLSGGVIYVDTENTFRPERIEQMLAGLPEEADLGDIEDVLERIHVARAHSSDHQMLLLETARELANDLRNSDYPVRLFVIDSLTSLFRSEYAGRGTLAPRQQKLNRHMHDLLKLIDDHNAVGLVTNQVMSNPGILFGDPTKPIGGNIVGHTATFRIYLRKSKGGKRVARLVDSPNLPEGEAAFMVEQAGLRQC, from the coding sequence ATGTCAGAGATTGATCTTGAAGATTTACCCGGCGTTGGACCAACCACCGCCGAAAAACTCCGGGAAGCCGGATACGGGACCGTCGAGAGCGTTGCGACGGCCACCACAGCGGACCTCGCCGAGGCGGCGGAGATCGGTGAAGCCACTGCAAAGAAGGTGATCCTCGCCGCCCGGAAGATGGCGGATATCGGCGGGTTCAAGACCGGCAGGGATATCCTCGACAAGAGGAAGGATATCAAGAAACTCCGGACGCGGGTGCCCGAGTTCGACGAACTGGTCGGCGGCGGCCTCGAGACGCAGGCGATAACGGAAGTCTACGGCGAGTTCGGGTCGGGGAAGAGCCAGCTCGTCCACCAGATGGCCGTCAACGCCCAGCTCCCTGAAGAACTCGGCGGCCTCTCCGGCGGGGTCATCTACGTCGACACCGAGAACACCTTCCGGCCGGAGCGTATCGAGCAGATGCTCGCTGGCCTCCCCGAAGAGGCGGATCTCGGGGATATCGAGGATGTCCTCGAACGAATTCACGTAGCGCGGGCGCACAGCTCCGATCACCAGATGCTGCTCCTCGAGACGGCACGGGAACTCGCAAACGACCTGCGGAACTCCGATTACCCGGTAAGGCTCTTCGTCATCGATTCGTTGACGTCGCTCTTCCGTTCGGAGTACGCGGGACGGGGCACCCTCGCTCCCCGGCAACAGAAACTGAACCGCCACATGCACGACCTCCTGAAACTGATCGACGACCACAACGCCGTCGGCCTCGTGACCAACCAGGTGATGTCGAACCCCGGCATCCTCTTCGGCGACCCCACGAAACCAATCGGCGGCAACATCGTCGGGCACACCGCAACCTTCCGGATCTACCTGCGCAAAAGCAAGGGCGGCAAAAGGGTCGCCCGCCTGGTGGACAGCCCCAACCTCCCCGAGGGCGAGGCGGCGTTCATGGTCGAGCAGGCAGGGCTCAGGCAGTGTTGA
- a CDS encoding phosphoglycolate phosphatase, producing the protein MLKALVTDVDGTITNRQRRINTAAVETVRTLVDAGIEVVLASGNTVCFMDGLCKMVGTDGTIIGENGGVYRRGYSGTLRVPGDKKTCLAAFDVLKDYFAGKGVELELYSAQYRFADVAFARNIDPDEARAVIRDHDLPVRVLDTGFAIHLQTPGVSKGAALAELAREMGLSPSEMMAIGDSENDIEMLEAAGFGVAVRNAPAAVQAAADWVTEGAYGDGFVEAVKKYFNDFEIR; encoded by the coding sequence GTGTTGAAGGCGCTTGTAACGGACGTCGACGGCACCATCACCAACCGGCAGCGGCGGATCAACACCGCCGCCGTCGAGACCGTCCGGACCCTCGTTGACGCCGGGATTGAGGTGGTGCTCGCAAGCGGCAACACCGTCTGCTTCATGGACGGCCTCTGCAAGATGGTCGGGACGGACGGGACGATCATCGGCGAGAACGGCGGCGTCTACCGGAGGGGGTATTCAGGCACCCTCCGCGTCCCGGGCGACAAGAAGACCTGCCTCGCGGCGTTCGACGTCCTTAAAGACTATTTTGCCGGGAAGGGCGTGGAACTCGAACTCTACAGCGCGCAGTACCGGTTCGCCGACGTTGCCTTCGCCCGGAACATCGACCCCGACGAGGCAAGAGCGGTCATCCGCGACCATGATCTCCCCGTCCGGGTGCTCGACACCGGGTTTGCAATCCACCTCCAGACTCCCGGCGTGAGCAAAGGAGCGGCGCTCGCGGAACTTGCCCGTGAGATGGGGCTATCCCCCTCCGAGATGATGGCCATCGGCGACTCCGAGAACGACATCGAGATGCTCGAAGCCGCCGGCTTCGGTGTTGCGGTGCGAAACGCCCCTGCCGCGGTGCAGGCGGCGGCGGACTGGGTCACCGAAGGGGCCTACGGGGACGGATTCGTGGAAGCGGTAAAAAAGTATTTCAATGATTTTGAGATACGGTAA
- a CDS encoding PRC-barrel domain-containing protein: MSKTFCRSLAKKRVMSNDGMLIGTIKNIIVDLNTGQVADLLVKPDETFKTDGYRTDGDKMLVPFEAVKDIKDYVVVDRYLLKR; encoded by the coding sequence ATGAGTAAAACCTTCTGCCGTTCCCTTGCCAAGAAGAGAGTGATGAGCAACGATGGCATGCTCATCGGGACTATCAAGAATATCATCGTCGACCTCAACACGGGGCAGGTTGCCGACCTGCTCGTCAAACCGGACGAGACGTTCAAGACCGACGGCTACAGGACGGACGGGGACAAAATGCTCGTGCCGTTCGAGGCGGTGAAGGACATAAAAGATTATGTCGTCGTCGACCGCTACCTGCTGAAGAGATAG
- a CDS encoding histone family protein has translation MTDIPLAPVGRIVKKSGAERVSSDANEELAKLMEQYASRIAKEAIKLAGHAGRKTVKATDVRMAAETVK, from the coding sequence ATGACTGATATACCTCTGGCACCTGTTGGCAGAATCGTAAAGAAATCCGGCGCGGAGCGGGTGAGTTCCGATGCCAATGAAGAACTCGCGAAGTTGATGGAGCAGTATGCCTCAAGGATCGCGAAAGAGGCGATCAAGCTGGCGGGTCACGCGGGCAGGAAGACGGTCAAGGCAACCGATGTCCGGATGGCGGCAGAAACCGTGAAATAA